In a genomic window of Dehalococcoidia bacterium:
- a CDS encoding FAD-dependent oxidoreductase, with protein sequence MKDFEVIIIGAGLGGISAAASLAKAGKKVLLLERHNVPGGYATSFVRGRYEFEVALHGLSGLGDRDNQGPILKILNASGVAPKVEFLRIPEVFKGYYPDFELTLPVGRENHEEALCRQFPAEKEGIKNFIAIVFEFADQALKANRIGMKAVMQDPGPFYTLMTYYGKSLAQVIDPLIKDEKLRAVLGQTWGYYALPPSRLSFLVYTLGMASYIRFGMAHIRGTSQALSQAFIDAIEENGGKVWLNKGVKRILTSRGRVCGVVTDDGTELSTKYVVCNANPLTAALQLLGRDKVPGWYLNRLGAWSGGASTFNVYLGVDCDSRKLGLEVHENFVNVSYDLEKQYACMKSSVDFDPDGIAITAYSVGDKTVAPPGASSLVITSIAYAEPWMKLKPDEYQEAKHRLAAKMIKTAERAAPGLSRHIEAVEAATPLTNVRYTGNPGGSIVGFDENYQGTGSDHLPQRGPVEGLYFAGAWVNIGGGFEPCIASGAIAARQVIKDMEKGGWEAADIEKVRSTVEKQTAGAQGLKNPLAGQGKIVGMVHPGRLSLKVQEIIEETASAVTLRMVSGDGKLPLFKAGQYINLFVKVGKVLTSRPYSISSAPGKSHFDLTVRRVDKGFVSDYLLKKVSVGDEFESTGPAGNFYYEPLMDSGDLIFLAGGSGITPFMSMIRHAVAKKLPLKIHLLYGSRKPDDIIFKKELDRIAARNADIKVDYIISEPPATWKGARGFLDAKAIAGLAGSLTDKTFYICGPAPMYALCESALTELGVPLRRIHREVYGPPACVADEKGWPKGADLDAEYTVIEEGTGRKIKARCGEPLMTALERSGIVIPAVCRSGECTACRTRLVSGRVFMPQRVHRRLSDVKSGYIHPCMTYPLDDLRIRI encoded by the coding sequence TTGAAGGACTTTGAAGTCATCATCATCGGTGCGGGACTGGGCGGCATCTCCGCCGCGGCATCACTGGCCAAGGCTGGTAAAAAGGTATTGCTGCTGGAGAGGCATAATGTGCCGGGAGGCTACGCCACCTCCTTTGTGCGCGGCCGTTACGAGTTCGAGGTCGCCCTGCACGGGCTCTCAGGATTGGGGGACCGCGATAACCAGGGGCCCATCCTGAAGATTCTCAACGCCAGCGGTGTGGCCCCTAAGGTCGAGTTTCTGCGCATCCCCGAGGTGTTTAAGGGCTACTACCCCGACTTCGAGCTGACCCTGCCCGTCGGGCGGGAGAACCACGAGGAAGCGCTGTGCCGGCAGTTTCCCGCAGAGAAAGAGGGAATCAAGAACTTTATAGCCATTGTGTTTGAGTTCGCCGACCAGGCGCTGAAGGCCAACCGCATTGGAATGAAGGCGGTGATGCAGGACCCCGGGCCGTTCTACACACTGATGACATATTACGGCAAGTCCCTGGCCCAGGTGATCGATCCGCTGATCAAGGATGAAAAGCTGAGGGCGGTGCTGGGGCAGACGTGGGGCTATTACGCCCTGCCCCCTTCCCGGCTGTCTTTTCTGGTCTACACGCTCGGAATGGCCTCTTACATCAGGTTCGGCATGGCCCACATCAGAGGCACCTCCCAGGCGCTGTCGCAGGCGTTCATTGACGCGATTGAAGAAAACGGCGGAAAGGTGTGGTTGAACAAAGGCGTCAAACGCATATTAACTTCCCGCGGACGCGTGTGCGGCGTAGTCACCGATGACGGCACGGAGCTGTCGACTAAATACGTGGTCTGCAATGCCAACCCGCTTACGGCGGCGCTGCAGCTGCTGGGGAGGGACAAAGTGCCGGGGTGGTATCTCAACCGCCTGGGCGCATGGTCCGGCGGGGCGTCGACCTTCAATGTTTACCTGGGAGTGGACTGCGATTCCCGCAAGCTGGGGCTGGAGGTGCATGAGAATTTTGTCAATGTATCCTATGACCTGGAAAAGCAGTATGCCTGCATGAAGAGCTCGGTCGATTTCGATCCGGACGGCATAGCTATTACTGCCTACAGCGTCGGCGATAAAACGGTAGCGCCCCCCGGAGCTTCCTCATTGGTAATCACGTCCATCGCCTATGCGGAGCCCTGGATGAAGCTCAAACCGGACGAATACCAGGAAGCCAAGCACAGGCTGGCCGCGAAGATGATCAAGACCGCCGAGAGGGCGGCGCCGGGTTTAAGCCGGCATATCGAGGCCGTCGAGGCGGCCACGCCCCTGACCAACGTACGCTATACCGGAAATCCGGGCGGCAGCATCGTGGGATTCGACGAGAACTACCAGGGCACGGGCAGCGACCACCTGCCGCAGCGCGGCCCGGTGGAAGGGCTGTATTTCGCCGGCGCGTGGGTCAACATCGGAGGCGGATTCGAGCCCTGCATAGCTTCGGGCGCCATAGCCGCGCGCCAGGTCATTAAAGACATGGAGAAAGGAGGATGGGAGGCCGCGGATATCGAAAAAGTCAGGTCGACGGTGGAGAAGCAGACCGCCGGCGCCCAAGGGCTGAAGAATCCGTTGGCGGGACAGGGCAAAATAGTAGGCATGGTCCATCCCGGGCGGCTCTCTTTAAAAGTTCAGGAGATCATCGAGGAGACCGCCAGCGCTGTAACGTTGCGCATGGTCTCCGGCGACGGAAAATTGCCCCTCTTTAAAGCCGGGCAATATATCAATTTATTTGTTAAAGTCGGAAAAGTACTGACGTCCAGGCCTTACAGCATCTCCTCCGCGCCGGGCAAATCACATTTCGACCTCACCGTGCGCAGGGTGGACAAAGGATTCGTCTCGGACTACCTGCTGAAGAAAGTCAGCGTTGGAGATGAGTTCGAGTCCACCGGCCCGGCAGGCAACTTCTATTATGAGCCGCTGATGGACTCCGGCGACCTAATATTTCTGGCGGGCGGCAGCGGCATAACGCCCTTCATGTCGATGATCCGGCATGCCGTGGCTAAAAAACTGCCTTTGAAGATACATCTGCTCTACGGCAGCCGCAAACCGGACGACATCATATTCAAAAAAGAGCTCGACCGCATCGCAGCCCGCAATGCCGATATAAAAGTCGATTACATCATCAGCGAGCCGCCGGCGACATGGAAAGGGGCCAGGGGCTTCCTCGATGCCAAGGCGATAGCCGGGCTGGCCGGCTCACTCACGGATAAGACGTTCTATATCTGCGGTCCCGCGCCCATGTATGCGCTGTGCGAATCTGCTCTGACCGAGCTGGGGGTCCCGCTGCGCCGCATTCACAGGGAAGTCTACGGCCCGCCGGCCTGTGTCGCGGATGAGAAAGGCTGGCCGAAGGGGGCAGACCTGGATGCCGAGTACACGGTTATCGAGGAGGGCACGGGCCGCAAGATCAAGGCCAGGTGCGGTGAGCCGCTGATGACCGCGCTGGAGAGGTCGGGCATCGTAATACCGGCTGTGTGCAGGTCGGGGGAATGCACAGCCTGCCGCACCAGGCTGGTCTCAGGCAGGGTGTTTATGCCGCAGCGCGTGCACCGCAGGCTGAGCGACGTTAAGAGCGGGTATATCCATCCCTGTATGACCTATCCGCTGGACGACCTGCGTATCCGGATCTAA